Proteins encoded within one genomic window of Candidatus Berkiella cookevillensis:
- a CDS encoding transposase family protein produces the protein MQPNLASHIQIQFSHWDITRPGYVEADTVAHCGDSVAGRFAWSLTVTDIFTGWTENRAMWNKEGGLVYERISDIEKVLPFEVLGFDCDNGGEFINHALHDYFTKREKPVQFTRSRPYKKNDNAHVEQKNWTHVRNLFGYDRLDKKKTVVLMNDLYRNEWSLLQNHFMPSMKLKSKERIGAKYKKQYEPAKTPYERVLESDSVADTTKEKLQAIHATLNPFTLKKIIETKLVEIFKHIKVSSNVRQRL, from the coding sequence GTGCAACCAAACCTGGCATCTCATATACAAATACAATTTAGTCATTGGGATATAACACGGCCAGGTTATGTGGAAGCAGACACTGTTGCGCACTGTGGCGATAGTGTTGCTGGTCGTTTTGCTTGGAGTCTAACCGTTACAGATATTTTTACAGGTTGGACAGAAAATCGAGCCATGTGGAATAAAGAAGGTGGCCTTGTTTATGAACGTATCAGTGATATAGAAAAGGTTTTACCCTTTGAGGTTTTAGGGTTTGATTGTGATAACGGCGGTGAGTTTATTAATCATGCATTACATGATTATTTTACTAAAAGAGAAAAGCCTGTTCAGTTTACACGTTCACGCCCCTATAAAAAGAATGATAATGCTCATGTAGAACAGAAAAATTGGACGCATGTGCGAAACCTATTTGGGTATGACAGGCTAGACAAAAAGAAAACGGTTGTTTTGATGAATGATTTATACCGAAACGAATGGAGCCTGCTTCAAAATCACTTCATGCCATCGATGAAGCTAAAAAGCAAAGAGCGTATTGGCGCTAAATACAAGAAACAATATGAACCTGCAAAAACGCCTTATGAGCGGGTATTAGAGTCAGATTCTGTTGCAGATACCACAAAAGAAAAACTACAGGCTATTCATGCAACCCTTAATCCGTTTACACTTAAGAAAATAATAGAAACAAAATTGGTTGAAATATTTAAGCACATAAAAGTTAGTTCAAATGTGAGGCAACGACTCTAA